The following are from one region of the Streptomyces tuirus genome:
- a CDS encoding PadR family transcriptional regulator, which produces MLELSILGFLAEEPLHGYELKERIKALTGHVRSVSDGALYPAITRLVGAGLLDQRTEPGASAAPRRILALTGKGREELLERLRHPKQTEITDQVRFNTVLAFLRHLPDRHEQAAVLRRRLEFLETPTSFFYASGKPVRAEEAEDLFRQGMLRVARATGEAERAWLREAVEVLDRPE; this is translated from the coding sequence ATGCTGGAGCTGTCGATCCTGGGCTTCCTGGCCGAGGAGCCCCTGCACGGCTATGAGCTGAAGGAGCGCATCAAGGCACTGACCGGCCATGTCCGGTCGGTGAGCGACGGCGCGCTCTACCCGGCGATCACGCGCCTGGTCGGGGCGGGCCTGCTGGACCAGCGCACCGAGCCGGGCGCGAGCGCGGCCCCGCGCCGGATCCTCGCCCTCACCGGAAAGGGGCGCGAGGAACTGCTGGAGCGGCTGCGCCACCCCAAGCAGACCGAGATCACCGACCAGGTCCGCTTCAACACGGTCCTCGCCTTCCTGCGCCACCTGCCCGACCGGCACGAGCAGGCCGCGGTGCTGCGCCGGCGGCTGGAGTTCCTGGAGACCCCGACGAGCTTCTTCTACGCGTCCGGCAAGCCGGTCCGCGCCGAGGAGGCCGAGGACCTGTTCCGTCAGGGCATGCTCCGGGTGGCCCGGGCCACGGGCGAGGCGGAGCGGGCGTGGCTGCGGGAGGCCGTCGAGGTGCTCGACCGGCCGGAGTGA
- a CDS encoding MATE family efflux transporter, translating into MNAHRKHLLLLAGPVYLSLLASVAAGIINTVWVARLGGPAVAAVAVATNTENVLLGIALVFGSGTTVLVAHARGARDPGAVRAAVRGGWALWALVTPLVVAGGLIAGEPLARLVLGGADGAALPLAVSYFTLSMPGMAVFFAQQLVDGILKGTGDTRTPMRLALLANGLILALDPLLIHLHGVRGAAAATVLSRCVALGAGLLAVRRNALLREARRAAPGESPAASLRRTLSTGLPMSADFTVRQTGALVLVAIVARLGVTAVAGYAIAYKVMYVATMAFYAVRQAAAIHTAHTRGAGEDGRRAIGRQTVLLSGALGLGAAVLLAVGAPWLMAAFGAGPGVGHQGVLFLRCVGPYLVLMACLIALGGVFEGSGGASALLRVTVLGTAVQLALAYGLTGLGLPGVCLALALATAVQCVLAGVLFRRAPAQEETGVSPARAAG; encoded by the coding sequence GTGAACGCCCATCGCAAGCACCTCCTCCTGCTCGCAGGACCCGTCTACCTCTCGCTGCTCGCCTCCGTCGCCGCGGGGATCATCAACACCGTCTGGGTCGCGCGGCTGGGCGGCCCGGCCGTGGCCGCGGTGGCCGTGGCGACCAACACGGAGAACGTGCTGCTCGGCATCGCCCTGGTCTTCGGCTCCGGTACGACCGTGCTGGTGGCGCACGCCAGGGGCGCCCGCGACCCCGGGGCCGTTCGCGCCGCCGTACGGGGTGGATGGGCGCTGTGGGCGCTGGTGACCCCCCTGGTGGTGGCGGGCGGCCTGATCGCCGGCGAACCGCTGGCCCGGCTGGTGCTCGGCGGGGCGGACGGCGCCGCCCTCCCGCTCGCCGTCTCCTACTTCACCCTGTCCATGCCGGGCATGGCCGTCTTCTTCGCCCAGCAGCTCGTCGACGGCATCCTCAAGGGCACCGGCGACACCCGGACCCCGATGCGGCTCGCGCTGCTGGCCAACGGCCTGATCCTGGCCCTGGACCCGCTCCTCATCCACCTCCACGGCGTCCGGGGCGCCGCGGCCGCCACCGTGCTGTCCCGGTGCGTGGCGCTCGGGGCGGGACTCCTCGCGGTCCGGCGCAACGCCCTGCTGCGCGAGGCCCGCCGGGCCGCGCCGGGCGAGTCCCCGGCCGCCTCCCTGCGCCGGACCCTGTCGACCGGTCTTCCCATGTCCGCCGACTTCACCGTGCGGCAGACGGGAGCCCTGGTCCTGGTCGCGATCGTGGCGCGGCTCGGGGTGACGGCGGTGGCCGGGTACGCGATCGCCTACAAGGTCATGTACGTGGCGACCATGGCCTTCTACGCGGTCCGTCAGGCCGCCGCCATCCACACCGCGCACACGCGGGGCGCGGGAGAGGACGGACGGCGGGCGATCGGGAGGCAGACCGTGCTCCTCTCCGGCGCCCTCGGCCTCGGCGCGGCCGTACTGCTGGCCGTCGGTGCCCCGTGGCTCATGGCCGCCTTCGGAGCCGGGCCCGGGGTTGGGCACCAGGGTGTGCTGTTCCTGCGTTGCGTCGGGCCCTACCTGGTGCTGATGGCCTGTCTCATCGCGCTCGGCGGGGTCTTCGAGGGCAGCGGGGGCGCTTCGGCGCTGCTGCGGGTGACCGTGCTCGGGACCGCAGTGCAGCTGGCCCTCGCGTACGGCCTGACGGGGCTCGGGCTGCCGGGGGTGTGCCTCGCTCTGGCGCTCGCGACGGCGGTGCAGTGCGTCCTCGCGGGGGTGCTGTTCCGGCGAGCCCCGGCTCAGGAGGAGACGGGGGTCTCCCCGGCGCGGGCGGCCGGCTGA